Proteins co-encoded in one Longimicrobium sp. genomic window:
- a CDS encoding helix-turn-helix domain-containing protein codes for MQSEIPTLYLLHDAPEVEAALRRNLGPTCRLRVVADWTTLREALKRCAPNSVVVVNPYLAATPPGALSEQLFRMLAQCPSSPVVVAFEVIPDRISDLRCLHQWGVADALDLGEELTSSGILHRFAAVRHHRIRVVLKRALPRSLPMRARALITAAAEVVSDGGQTTDLAERLQLTERTLLRWCLKSGLPQPRRIFVWMRLLLAADMLCEGNRRSVAAVARACGYASDASLRHAFKAVVKTTPAEVKEKGAHATIALPFRDELAKARAQARAAARSPKSYLN; via the coding sequence ATGCAATCCGAAATCCCCACGCTCTATTTGCTGCACGATGCGCCGGAGGTGGAGGCCGCGCTCCGGCGCAACCTCGGCCCAACGTGTCGGCTGCGCGTTGTGGCGGATTGGACAACCCTTCGGGAGGCGCTGAAGCGATGCGCGCCGAACAGCGTAGTCGTGGTGAACCCGTACCTTGCGGCTACACCTCCGGGTGCGTTGTCTGAGCAGTTGTTCCGAATGCTGGCGCAGTGCCCTTCTTCGCCAGTTGTGGTGGCATTCGAGGTGATCCCTGACCGGATCAGCGACCTTCGGTGCCTTCATCAGTGGGGCGTAGCCGATGCACTCGACCTCGGTGAAGAGCTGACCTCATCGGGGATCCTCCACAGGTTCGCGGCAGTGCGCCACCATCGCATCCGGGTCGTCCTGAAGCGCGCACTGCCCCGCTCGCTTCCGATGCGGGCGCGGGCATTGATCACCGCCGCGGCCGAGGTGGTGTCCGATGGTGGACAAACAACCGACCTCGCGGAGAGGCTCCAGCTCACGGAACGAACGCTATTACGCTGGTGCCTCAAGTCGGGGCTTCCGCAGCCTCGTCGGATCTTCGTCTGGATGCGGCTTCTGCTTGCCGCGGATATGCTCTGCGAGGGCAACCGCCGATCCGTTGCCGCAGTCGCCCGCGCATGCGGCTACGCTTCCGACGCGAGTCTGCGGCACGCATTCAAGGCCGTCGTGAAGACCACGCCGGCTGAGGTCAAGGAGAAGGGTGCGCACGCGACCATCGCGCTACCGTTCAGGGATGAGCTTGCAAAGGCGCGGGCACAGGCACGAGCCGCCGCACGGTCTCCGAAGTCATATCTC
- a CDS encoding MG2 domain-containing protein, which yields MRRSTLLLIAVLGLSGTLAFGSSRASQLPGRVLGVLRTSPEESAAPMEVITVTFDRPVAGGLDETVDPKSIFSIEPSVPGRVEWRDPVTLRFTPAAPLRPGADFRVRIGDNFAAMDGARLSKPYEFTFHVERARVLAGDPVGPNQNPRYLPPSPLFRVLMSSETDAQALAAASRVEPAAECRAPPVPLRLVAQRPRNGDDPEWFRYMGATGNDTTHDLRRVVELAPVRPLPPGCDAELVLPASMDSVRGTPVRWSFATYGPFRVLHAGCPRTGSCHYGPATVVFSTPVKGADVLRHVRLARSGGANRAFVIRDTSEYSDHWRLEGRLEPRQSYTITIDPALADQFGQRLPAAGTSTFATPGVPPSVVYPHGKMIVEREGFRTLAVQHVNVDTLRVAVAEVPRSMEKVFLSQGWGRWADAWSRLAPTAARSSVPTRAARDVSSITGVRLPAPDARTPRRGTLLAVRVRGRGVDTIDDGGAPVALVQVTDLAVHARVGVDQAVVWVTGVSDGKARPGVSVMLHDTAGAVRATGSTDARGIATLAGFRRPTVRGGRACSDECDESFEGYVSAEAADDRALVGVSEYDPDLSPWQFGVYSAWGEGRTPAAGAVFTERGIYRPGEPVYAKAIVRRGPLGGLAPPAPGDSLRWTFDDREGKPMRQATVALSGFGTAHQTMRLPAELPLGSYAVRIEMRREGEWREVGATSYQVAEYRPPEFLVSVTTDSAPRFAGQTVTATVGARYLFGAPMARAPVRWTARQTSLSPWEITIPGTEGYQIGEESGGFDEEETGEQTVGSGVDTLDARGYRDLRVKAQPQPDGRPARLTILAEVVDANRQSVVDVASAVLHPADFYLGAKVQGGGWFWTAGAPVRVDVIAVRPDGRGVGGVAVRGAVVRREWHRVRRERNGVVDEVGQWVSDTVSTCNLTTGRGPQPCAFTPREGGEYTVHFEAEDAQGREVRTSFSRWVVGGGWVPWNDEGKFKMDIVADKQRYSVGDTATILLAAPFTDAEAWVTVERERVLEQRRIRVTSGTQTIRIPITEEFAPNAFVSVILVRGRTSRPGTVDDPGRPTLRVGYAELTVTPESKRLDVHVQPLQAEYRPGDTARVRVRVRDAAGRPQASEVTLWAVDEGVLSLTRYTTPDPIDLIYQPRGLGMRLGSNLVSVAPQVPEGPKGSRSPGGGGGQDLAGVLRSRFRPTGFFLGSVITGANGEAVASAHLPDNATTFRVMAVAVTAGDRYGAGDTSLVATKPLLARPSLPRFIREGDDFLAGTVVNQRSGAPQRVMVMADATSVTLEAPRQVVELAAGRGAEARFHFTTPVGDSATFRFRVEGGGETDAVQVTIPIRPANRPVFHTASGMLRDTATVEMVLPEETDPVRSRLELGFGTSPLTLVQAYARALASYPYDCTEQLASEAISLIALYRAQRAGAPDVAPADTRQRIERLVRAVSARQREDGGIGLWNARGWTSPWLTAYVGRTLLEARGAGINVSDSVLARAGRYVARALHDPAQLAPVLGDRARETSWLLAERVASADFLSRLGRPDVPAENQLLGQAARMAWEDRLALAEMLARRGAREPAGRLLDAAWATVTIRGARAVLPATAYRERFYFASRVRPAARLLSATLALQPSNPGVGALVESIVQQSRAERDYLWTTQDYAWAVLALTRYQQLVPRGAQDRTVRIVHNGRVVAERRARQTDGGLDSLRSLEGLVTTRPDGKKVLRVTLQGVGAGGPVFYHLGVRERAAKPSFTPRDQGIAVERWYESVDTRRPLTSVAEGQVVRVRLRIRVPDERVMVVLDDPLPAGLEAVDLSLRTVSPFAPDVLAPEPEPGADAGSWLFGSWDAGMWSPFDHTEIRDDRVVYFARTLWRGSYNATYLARATTAGRFTMAPAHAEEMYNPGVHGRSGGGTFVVTTAAP from the coding sequence GTGCGACGGTCTACTCTCCTGCTGATCGCGGTCCTGGGCCTCTCCGGGACCCTCGCCTTCGGTTCTTCGCGCGCCAGCCAGCTTCCCGGCCGCGTGCTGGGGGTGCTGCGCACCTCGCCTGAAGAAAGCGCAGCGCCGATGGAAGTCATCACCGTCACGTTCGACCGGCCGGTGGCGGGCGGGCTGGACGAGACGGTGGACCCCAAGAGCATCTTCAGCATCGAGCCCTCCGTCCCTGGAAGGGTGGAGTGGCGCGACCCCGTGACGCTGCGCTTCACGCCCGCGGCGCCGCTGCGGCCCGGCGCCGACTTCCGCGTGCGGATCGGCGACAACTTCGCGGCGATGGACGGCGCGCGGCTGTCGAAGCCCTACGAGTTCACCTTTCACGTGGAGCGCGCGCGGGTGCTGGCGGGCGACCCCGTGGGGCCCAACCAGAACCCGCGCTACCTGCCGCCGTCCCCGCTGTTCCGCGTGCTGATGAGCAGCGAGACGGACGCGCAGGCGCTGGCCGCGGCCTCGCGCGTGGAGCCCGCCGCGGAGTGCCGCGCGCCGCCCGTGCCGCTCAGGCTCGTCGCGCAGCGCCCGCGCAACGGCGACGATCCCGAGTGGTTCCGCTACATGGGCGCGACCGGGAACGACACCACCCACGACCTGCGGCGCGTGGTGGAGCTCGCGCCCGTGCGCCCGCTGCCGCCCGGGTGCGACGCCGAGCTGGTGCTTCCCGCCAGCATGGACAGCGTGCGCGGAACGCCCGTGCGTTGGTCGTTCGCCACGTACGGTCCGTTCCGCGTGCTGCACGCCGGCTGCCCGCGCACGGGGAGCTGCCACTACGGGCCCGCGACGGTCGTCTTCTCCACTCCCGTGAAAGGCGCGGACGTGCTGCGCCACGTGCGCCTGGCGCGCAGCGGGGGCGCGAACCGCGCGTTCGTCATCCGCGACACCTCAGAGTATTCCGACCACTGGCGGCTGGAAGGGCGGCTGGAGCCGCGGCAGAGCTACACGATCACGATCGATCCCGCCCTGGCGGACCAGTTCGGCCAGCGCCTCCCCGCCGCGGGGACGAGCACCTTCGCCACGCCGGGCGTGCCGCCGTCCGTGGTCTATCCGCACGGCAAGATGATCGTGGAGCGCGAGGGCTTCCGCACGCTCGCCGTGCAGCACGTGAACGTCGATACGCTGCGCGTGGCCGTGGCCGAGGTGCCGCGTTCGATGGAGAAGGTCTTCCTGAGCCAGGGGTGGGGCCGCTGGGCCGACGCGTGGAGCCGGCTCGCGCCCACCGCCGCGCGCAGCAGCGTGCCCACGCGAGCCGCGCGAGACGTGAGCTCCATCACGGGTGTCCGCCTGCCGGCGCCCGATGCGCGCACGCCGCGGCGGGGCACGCTGCTGGCCGTGCGGGTGCGCGGGCGCGGCGTGGACACGATCGACGACGGCGGCGCGCCCGTGGCGCTGGTGCAGGTCACCGACCTGGCCGTGCACGCGCGCGTCGGCGTGGACCAGGCCGTCGTGTGGGTGACGGGGGTGAGCGATGGGAAGGCGCGCCCGGGCGTGAGCGTGATGCTCCACGACACCGCGGGCGCCGTGCGCGCCACCGGCAGCACCGACGCGCGGGGGATCGCGACGCTGGCGGGCTTCCGCCGGCCCACGGTGCGCGGCGGGCGTGCTTGCAGCGACGAGTGCGACGAGTCGTTCGAGGGCTACGTGTCCGCCGAGGCGGCGGACGACCGCGCGCTGGTGGGGGTGAGCGAGTACGATCCCGACCTTTCGCCCTGGCAGTTCGGCGTGTACAGCGCGTGGGGCGAGGGGCGGACGCCGGCCGCGGGCGCGGTGTTCACGGAGCGCGGCATCTACCGTCCCGGCGAGCCGGTGTACGCCAAGGCCATCGTGCGCCGGGGGCCGCTCGGTGGCCTGGCGCCGCCCGCGCCCGGCGACTCGCTGCGCTGGACGTTCGACGACCGCGAGGGGAAGCCGATGCGGCAGGCGACCGTGGCGCTGAGCGGCTTCGGCACGGCGCACCAAACGATGCGCCTCCCTGCCGAGCTGCCGCTGGGGAGCTACGCGGTGCGCATCGAGATGCGGCGCGAGGGCGAGTGGCGCGAGGTGGGCGCGACGAGCTACCAGGTGGCCGAGTATCGTCCGCCCGAGTTCCTGGTGAGCGTGACGACCGACAGCGCGCCGCGCTTCGCCGGGCAGACGGTGACGGCCACGGTGGGCGCGCGCTACCTCTTCGGCGCGCCGATGGCCCGCGCCCCCGTGCGCTGGACGGCGCGGCAGACGTCGCTGTCGCCATGGGAGATCACCATCCCTGGCACGGAAGGATACCAGATCGGCGAGGAGTCCGGCGGGTTCGACGAGGAGGAGACCGGCGAGCAGACGGTGGGGAGCGGCGTGGACACGCTGGATGCGCGGGGTTACCGCGACCTGCGCGTGAAGGCGCAGCCGCAGCCGGACGGGCGTCCCGCGCGCCTCACCATCCTGGCGGAGGTGGTGGACGCCAACCGGCAGTCGGTGGTGGACGTCGCGTCGGCAGTGCTGCACCCGGCGGATTTCTACCTGGGCGCAAAGGTGCAGGGCGGCGGGTGGTTCTGGACGGCGGGGGCGCCGGTGCGCGTGGACGTCATCGCCGTGCGGCCGGACGGGCGCGGCGTGGGCGGCGTGGCGGTGCGCGGCGCCGTCGTGCGGCGCGAGTGGCACCGCGTGCGGCGCGAGCGGAACGGGGTCGTGGACGAGGTGGGACAGTGGGTGAGCGACACCGTGTCCACGTGCAATCTCACGACCGGCCGCGGGCCGCAGCCCTGCGCCTTCACCCCGCGTGAGGGCGGCGAGTACACCGTCCACTTCGAGGCGGAGGACGCGCAGGGGCGCGAGGTGCGCACCAGCTTCTCGCGCTGGGTGGTGGGCGGCGGGTGGGTGCCCTGGAACGACGAGGGCAAGTTCAAGATGGACATCGTCGCGGACAAGCAGCGCTACTCCGTGGGCGACACGGCCACCATCCTCCTCGCCGCGCCCTTTACCGACGCGGAGGCGTGGGTGACGGTGGAGCGCGAGCGCGTGCTGGAGCAGCGGCGCATCCGCGTCACTTCGGGCACGCAGACGATCCGCATCCCCATCACGGAGGAATTCGCGCCCAACGCGTTCGTCTCCGTGATCCTGGTGCGCGGGCGCACGTCGCGGCCGGGGACGGTGGATGACCCCGGCCGCCCAACGCTGCGCGTGGGCTACGCCGAGCTGACGGTGACGCCCGAGTCCAAGCGCCTGGACGTGCACGTGCAGCCGCTTCAGGCCGAGTACCGCCCCGGCGACACGGCGCGCGTCCGGGTGCGCGTGCGCGACGCGGCCGGGCGCCCGCAGGCTTCGGAAGTAACGCTCTGGGCCGTGGACGAGGGCGTGCTCTCGCTCACCCGCTACACGACGCCGGACCCCATCGATCTCATCTACCAGCCGCGCGGTTTGGGCATGCGGCTGGGGAGCAACCTGGTGTCCGTGGCGCCGCAGGTTCCGGAAGGTCCCAAGGGCTCGCGCAGCCCCGGCGGCGGCGGCGGGCAGGACCTCGCGGGCGTCCTGCGCTCGCGCTTCCGGCCCACGGGTTTCTTTTTGGGCTCGGTGATCACCGGCGCGAACGGCGAGGCGGTCGCATCCGCGCACCTTCCGGACAACGCCACCACTTTCCGGGTGATGGCCGTGGCGGTGACGGCGGGCGATCGATACGGCGCGGGAGACACGTCGCTCGTCGCCACGAAGCCGCTGCTGGCGCGCCCCTCCCTTCCGCGCTTCATCCGCGAGGGCGACGACTTCCTCGCGGGCACGGTGGTGAACCAGCGTTCCGGCGCGCCGCAGCGGGTGATGGTGATGGCGGATGCCACGTCGGTCACGCTCGAAGCCCCGCGGCAGGTCGTGGAGCTCGCCGCGGGGCGAGGCGCGGAAGCGCGCTTCCACTTCACCACGCCCGTGGGGGACAGCGCCACCTTCCGCTTCCGCGTGGAGGGCGGCGGCGAGACGGACGCGGTGCAGGTGACGATCCCCATCCGCCCGGCCAACCGCCCCGTCTTCCACACCGCGTCCGGCATGCTGCGCGACACGGCGACGGTGGAGATGGTGCTTCCCGAAGAGACCGACCCCGTCCGCTCGCGGCTGGAGCTGGGCTTCGGCACCTCGCCGCTCACCCTGGTGCAGGCGTACGCCCGCGCGCTGGCTTCGTATCCGTACGACTGCACGGAGCAGCTCGCCAGCGAAGCCATCTCGCTCATCGCCCTGTACCGGGCGCAGCGTGCGGGCGCTCCGGACGTTGCACCGGCGGACACGCGCCAGCGGATCGAGCGGCTGGTGCGCGCGGTGAGCGCCCGGCAGCGCGAGGACGGCGGCATCGGGCTGTGGAACGCGCGCGGGTGGACGTCGCCGTGGCTGACGGCGTACGTAGGGCGGACGCTGCTGGAGGCGCGCGGCGCCGGCATCAACGTGAGCGACAGCGTGCTGGCGCGGGCGGGGCGTTACGTGGCGCGCGCGCTGCACGACCCAGCCCAGCTCGCGCCCGTGCTGGGCGACCGCGCCCGCGAGACGAGCTGGCTCCTGGCCGAGCGGGTTGCCTCGGCCGATTTCCTGAGCCGCCTGGGCCGCCCCGACGTCCCCGCCGAGAACCAGCTCCTGGGCCAGGCCGCGCGCATGGCGTGGGAAGACCGCCTCGCCCTCGCCGAGATGCTGGCCCGGCGCGGCGCTCGGGAGCCCGCCGGCCGCCTGCTGGACGCGGCGTGGGCGACGGTCACCATCCGCGGCGCGCGCGCGGTGCTCCCCGCGACGGCGTACCGCGAGCGCTTCTACTTCGCATCGCGCGTGCGGCCCGCGGCGCGGCTGCTCTCGGCCACCCTCGCGCTGCAGCCGTCCAACCCCGGCGTGGGCGCGCTGGTCGAATCGATCGTGCAGCAGAGCCGCGCCGAGCGCGACTACCTGTGGACGACGCAGGACTATGCCTGGGCCGTCCTCGCGCTCACCCGCTACCAGCAGCTCGTGCCGCGCGGGGCGCAGGACCGCACCGTGAGGATCGTGCACAACGGGCGCGTGGTGGCGGAGCGCCGCGCGCGCCAGACGGACGGCGGGCTCGACTCGCTGCGCTCGCTGGAGGGCCTGGTCACCACGCGCCCGGATGGCAAAAAGGTCCTGCGCGTCACGCTGCAGGGCGTGGGTGCCGGCGGACCCGTCTTCTACCACCTGGGCGTGCGCGAGCGGGCTGCAAAGCCGTCGTTCACGCCGCGCGACCAGGGGATCGCGGTGGAGCGGTGGTACGAGTCGGTGGATACGCGCCGGCCGTTGACCAGCGTCGCCGAGGGCCAGGTCGTCCGCGTGCGCCTGCGCATCCGTGTGCCCGACGAGCGGGTGATGGTGGTGCTGGACGATCCCCTCCCCGCCGGGCTGGAGGCGGTCGATCTGAGCCTCCGCACCGTCAGCCCCTTTGCGCCCGACGTCCTGGCCCCAGAGCCGGAGCCCGGCGCGGACGCGGGAAGCTGGCTCTTTGGAAGCTGGGACGCGGGGATGTGGTCGCCGTTCGACCACACCGAGATCCGCGACGACCGCGTGGTCTACTTCGCCCGCACGCTGTGGCGCGGCAGCTACAACGCCACCTACCTGGCGCGCGCGACCACGGCCGGCCGCTTCACCATGGCGCCCGCCCACGCCGAGGAGATGTACAACCCCGGCGTCCACGGCCGCAGCGGCGGCGGCACATTCGTCGTCACCACGGCCGCGCCATGA
- the pbpC gene encoding penicillin-binding protein 1C: MKRWILRTLVGMAAITACAAAWIALPLPSDVASPKPVTRLVMEDRAGLPLRATRTVDGSRGGWTPLAEVDPRLVQAFVAAEDHRYFAHHGVDVRSVGRALRDNVAGRRRAGASTLSMQTARLLVPTGRTLPGKVRQALWALRLEAHLPKRAILEQYVNRVPLGRASVGVSAAAELYFGASARELSLGQAALIAGIARSPARNNPFASPAGARARRDVVLARMRQLGLATAEEVARARTEPVLPPRTGPAFLAPHFTARLLQEADAGHLPSDGTLRTSLDLELQALIESEVRHTVRTLGDRGGRHAAAVVLDNATGEVLAWVGSPDFWEREVGQVDMVTSPRQPGSALKPFLYGLAFDRGHTAATVLPDVPRSFASSLGPYRPQNYDRRFHGPVRAREALASSYNLPAVELADRVGVDALLETLHRAGFASLTQGASHYGLGLALGTGDVTLLELASAYRALTNGGEWMPARFTPVQPGQGPARRERVMSREAATLVLSILGDADARAPGFGTETVFDFPFPAAAKTGTSRHFTDNWAVGVTKGFTVAVWVGNFTGRPMEGVSGITGAGPLLYRSMLAAASRRPPGVLPAPEDAGLVPVRVCRLSGMRAAGGCESLVEWFIPGTEPSKDDDWERGGRLSLPAEYAEWASGQGGRWASASGAGEDRFRIVTPRGGDHYSVPLGVEARYATLSLRASGRTGPVRWSVDGREVPGARWPLIPGPHTIRALAPTGEGDEVRITVGGE, from the coding sequence GTGAAGCGCTGGATCCTGCGCACGTTAGTCGGGATGGCGGCGATCACCGCCTGCGCCGCCGCGTGGATCGCCCTGCCGCTGCCGTCCGACGTCGCATCCCCAAAGCCGGTGACGCGCCTGGTGATGGAGGACCGCGCCGGGCTCCCCCTGCGCGCGACGCGCACGGTGGACGGCAGCCGTGGCGGATGGACGCCGCTGGCCGAAGTCGATCCGCGCCTGGTGCAGGCGTTCGTGGCGGCGGAGGACCACCGCTACTTCGCGCACCACGGCGTGGACGTGCGCTCCGTGGGCCGCGCGCTGCGCGACAACGTGGCGGGACGGCGCCGGGCGGGCGCGTCGACGCTGTCGATGCAGACGGCGCGGCTGCTGGTGCCCACCGGCCGCACCCTGCCGGGGAAGGTGCGCCAGGCGCTCTGGGCACTCCGGCTGGAGGCGCACCTCCCCAAGCGCGCCATCCTGGAGCAGTACGTCAACCGCGTGCCGCTCGGCCGGGCATCGGTGGGCGTCTCGGCGGCGGCGGAGCTGTACTTCGGCGCGTCGGCGCGCGAGCTCAGCCTGGGGCAGGCGGCGCTGATCGCCGGCATCGCCCGCTCCCCCGCGCGCAACAACCCGTTCGCATCCCCCGCCGGCGCCCGCGCCCGCCGCGACGTGGTGCTCGCGCGCATGCGGCAGCTCGGGCTGGCGACGGCGGAAGAAGTCGCGCGCGCCCGCACCGAGCCCGTGCTCCCGCCGCGGACCGGGCCGGCGTTCCTCGCCCCGCACTTCACCGCCCGCCTGCTCCAGGAGGCGGATGCGGGCCATCTTCCCAGCGACGGCACCCTGCGCACCTCGCTCGACCTGGAGCTGCAGGCGCTGATCGAATCCGAAGTCCGGCACACCGTGCGCACGCTGGGCGACCGCGGCGGCCGCCACGCCGCCGCGGTCGTGCTGGACAACGCCACGGGCGAGGTGCTGGCGTGGGTGGGATCGCCCGACTTCTGGGAGCGCGAGGTGGGCCAGGTGGACATGGTCACCTCGCCGCGCCAGCCCGGATCGGCGCTGAAGCCGTTCCTCTACGGCCTGGCCTTCGACCGCGGCCACACCGCCGCGACGGTCCTGCCGGACGTGCCGCGCAGCTTCGCCAGCTCGCTGGGCCCGTATCGCCCGCAGAACTACGACCGGCGCTTCCACGGCCCCGTCCGCGCGCGGGAGGCTCTGGCCAGCTCGTACAACCTTCCCGCCGTGGAGCTTGCGGACCGCGTGGGCGTGGATGCGCTGCTGGAGACGCTGCACCGCGCGGGCTTCGCGTCGCTCACGCAGGGCGCGTCACACTACGGCCTCGGCCTGGCGCTGGGCACGGGCGACGTAACCCTGCTGGAGCTCGCCAGCGCCTACCGCGCCCTCACCAACGGCGGCGAGTGGATGCCCGCGCGCTTCACCCCCGTCCAGCCCGGCCAGGGCCCCGCCCGCCGCGAGCGGGTGATGTCGCGCGAGGCGGCCACGCTGGTGCTCAGCATCCTGGGCGACGCCGATGCGCGCGCGCCCGGCTTCGGCACCGAAACGGTGTTCGACTTCCCCTTCCCCGCCGCCGCCAAGACGGGCACCAGCCGCCACTTCACCGACAACTGGGCCGTGGGCGTGACGAAGGGGTTCACCGTGGCCGTGTGGGTGGGCAACTTCACCGGCCGGCCGATGGAGGGCGTGAGCGGCATCACCGGCGCCGGTCCCCTGCTCTACCGCTCCATGCTCGCCGCCGCCTCGCGCCGTCCCCCCGGCGTGCTCCCCGCGCCAGAGGATGCGGGGCTCGTGCCCGTGCGCGTCTGCCGCCTCTCGGGGATGCGCGCCGCGGGCGGGTGCGAGTCGCTGGTGGAGTGGTTCATCCCCGGCACCGAGCCTTCCAAAGATGACGACTGGGAGCGCGGCGGCCGCCTGTCGCTCCCTGCGGAGTACGCGGAGTGGGCGTCGGGCCAGGGCGGGCGCTGGGCCTCCGCCTCCGGCGCCGGCGAGGACCGCTTCCGCATCGTCACCCCCCGCGGCGGCGACCACTACTCCGTGCCATTGGGCGTCGAGGCCCGCTACGCCACCCTCTCGCTGCGCGCATCCGGCCGCACCGGCCCCGTCCGCTGGTCCGTGGACGGCCGCGAAGTCCCCGGCGCCCGCTGGCCCCTCATCCCCGGCCCCCACACCATCCGCGCCCTGGCCCCCACCGGCGAGGGCGACGAGGTGCGCATCACCGTTGGCGGCGAATGA